The proteins below are encoded in one region of Vanessa tameamea isolate UH-Manoa-2023 chromosome Z, ilVanTame1 primary haplotype, whole genome shotgun sequence:
- the Not1 gene encoding CCR4-NOT transcription complex subunit 1 isoform X8, with protein sequence MNLDPLTFSLSQINYLVANLSKKNFKQTNQELSQIVSLYGLEAENQLLRCLLTEAAKTSWDNDRPGTAFSVHATLLAQHLASLLNHPAKSTVVCRTLDHPTRSLQKVLKPANTLLTRLARLLKLTTAQDVAFSLVLRRNSSKPEIVSLAKNHLKKRFLDFVQCYLDAERGHQVERAGLQECSPEVLQTLLTSLAYDNFRLAAVTKDLFLKRLRIDFPREVVPIVLAPLLYPDDTQTPLEEMTTSDDMAAAMMDNSLAEIIRDIGYTFTASVEDCKNNMINFGAREPTAIDIARIISMMVRYHATLPEGPQIQTPGNYWMNHEAKKEAIAHGHPETWNAEIFVQTLKELASNLNWKEVILQLDHQEFIVPDRQGLSLLFTILRLGLQSAGYPANIFPVEYLCRRWTNLEGQMSLITNILKHPDIFSFADHPFHPVSIDLLKSPPETDNKEISTWRCLYLVELLLYASERGYYMQIHELFKFPLQHCPDILILALLQINPPVTVFRQELLTMLIPIFLGNHPNSGIILQHAWHSQNPNIKPIIMHAMADWYIRGESDQSKLSRILDVAQDLKALSLLLNVQSFPFVIDLACLASRREYLKLDKWLTDKIRDHGETFVSAMVKFLQRRCPQVLGKVPDEQLPKAAQLPPETIGTMLACLQLCIPNVQQELQEAIYNVIANCQTLILSKARPGIPGIARPHTRVLETPFNPAGLGGQLFTPHVDAIANLTPNVANMTLGAPANTAFAMPGTLGPLVTAPASPSRLMGAGPNSPFAMMQMQHNPNVANMSALARMPPVPAMDKPRLPDPIHFPDIMHNVSKEIEDEANSYFQRIYNHPPHPTLSIDEVLEMLKKFQDSSNKREREVFSCMLRNLFEEYKFFPQYPDKELHITAQLFGGIIEKGLVPSYVSLGLALRFVLDALRKPEGSKMYYFGIAALDRFKSRLKDYHKYCEHVRAIPHFSEFPPHLVEYIEYGLQSQEPPTKPQGAVLPASLAAMLNQSAVVTVSAPYRAVVCVHNPISVISKVTNCAAGGIGSRPSIANATNIDTLLTATDRDEKINAPPEAIQDKTAFIFNNLSQLNLQTKCEELKEIITDEYYQWLSQYLVMKRASIELNFHALYSNFLDVLKIREINKMVTKETYRNIRVLLRSDKGIANFSDRSLLKNLGHWLGMLTLARNQPILYVDLDLKALLLEAYHKGQQELLYVVPFVAKVLESCAKSVVFRPPNPWSMALMNVLAELHQEPDLKLNLKFEIEVLCKNLSLDITDLKPSLYLKDPEKLRTIEFQLSQPKPNKEPANVIPVNQAVVQAPQIQMMPPQPPMIPIEDMSGTVPTPTSGMIPNDPSMMGVLGLPEPRFNYLDVNVSSTSAFGQKICFNPHIILFQNYPHLKQFVKPAIERSIQEWIHPVVDRSIKYALTTCEQIIRKDFAFDPDEVRMRTCAHHMMRNLTAGMAMITCREQIISTISTNLKAAFITALIPTTPQQLNVLQKDIIESAAAVLATENMELACAFIQKTAVEKALPELDKRLMNDYEMRKIARQEGRRYYDPMVLTYQTERIPERVRLRVGGPTDLQISVYEEFACNIPGFMPVRDAGMFIPKPSAQEQIPQMTFSQVMNPTQVYGTDEMGTLITTAELFLSNALTVPLFAVQATNTHTLLECLIIARRNRDIVSGYTLLQRAVEGLLDGHIVQPGTNPEHAEMMTRYRDIHLRVLKLLEDARVYGHAWTTKQITYCVTECRDELRYNLEAIDCLVRNHLINLPQYDLALAHLMDNGNNYLAVAFAMQLVQLYLVDDRNNLYATESDLYHTTETLVRMMSHSRQPPPEGLATLIETIRINQDPSTYLGERSPLGPTAHIHNGILQVRARDYEDPPGLQEKTENLLREWRNVLLSPLTEIEIGQNFNIYVHRMNMNGILKSDDMITRFFRIATQMCIENVYQLLTEDRMNPPPVPPKREKYYAICDSFIKLVSLLIKNTADGGNPTPKLNLLNKILGIIAGCLLQDHEEHGANFQQLPYHRLLLILFLDMNMAEPVLESMNYQVLTAFCHTLRIIRPSVAPGFCYAWLEIVAHRAFVNRVLAVTPQQKSIMEVLVYNV encoded by the exons ATGAACCTGGACCCTTTAACGTTTAGCTTATCACAAATCAATTATCTCGTTGCAAATTTAAGTAAGAAGAATTTCAAGCAAACTAATCAAGAGTTGTCCCAG ATTGTCAGTCTCTATGGCTTGGAAGCAGAGAATCAACTGCTGAGGTGTCTGCTTACTGAGGCGGCGAAGACATCGTGGGACAACGACCGTCCAGGGACTGCGTTCAGTGTTCACGCGACTCTACTAGCGCAGCATCTGGCGTCGCTTCTGAACCATCCTGCAAAGTCTACTGTGGTCTGTCGGACTCTAGATCATCCAACACGATCACTACAAAAG GTATTAAAACCTGCCAACACACTTCTTACTCGACTCGCAAGATTGCTGAAATTGACTACGGCCCAAGATGTTGCTTTCTCATTGGTGTTGAGAAGAAATTCATCAAAGCCTGAGATTGTTTCTCTTGCTAAAAACCATTTGAAGAAACGGTTTTTAGACTTTGTTCAGTGTTATCTTGACGCAG aaCGCGGACATCAAGTTGAGCGTGCAGGTCTTCAGGAATGCAGCCCTGAAGTTTTGCAAACTCTCTTAACTAGCCTCGCTTACGACAATTTTCGGCTAGCCGCAGTTACTAAGGACCTCTTTCTGAAACGTTTACGCATTGACTTTCCACGTGAAGTAGTGCCTATAGTGTTAGCGCCGCTACTTTACCCTGACGATACACAAACACCGCTCGAGGAAATGACCACATCTGACGACATGGCAGCAGCTATGATGGACAACTCTCTAGCGGAAATAATTCGAGATATTGGCTATACATTTACAGCTTCAGTAGAAGACTGCAAAAACAACATGATTAATTTTGGAGCGCGGGAGCCAACGGCTATCGACATAGCTAGAATAATTTCAATGATGGTGAGATACCATGCAACACTACCAGAAGGCCCGCAAATCCAAACACCTGGAAATTATTGGATGAATCACGAAGCGAAGAAAGAAGCAATTGCGCATGGACATCCAGAGACATGGAATGCTGAAATTTTTGTTCAAACATTAAAAGAATTAGCTTCTAATTTAAACTGGAAAGAGGTCATTTTACAACTAGACCATCAAGAATTTATTGTTCCTGACCGACAAGGTTTAAGTTTACTCTTCACGATTTTGCGATTAGGTCTTCAAAGCGCAGGTTATCCAGCTAATATATTTCCAGTAGAATATCTATGTCGAAGATGGACAAATCTAGAAGGTCAAATGAGTTTGATCACTAATATCCTCAAACATCCAGACATTTTTAGTTTTGCAGATCATCCATTCCATCCAGTTTCGATTGATCTATTGAAATCCCCGCCCGAAACTGATAATAAGGAAATATCGACATGGCGCTGTCTTTACTTGGTGGAACTTTTACTATATGCATCAGAACGCGGCTACTATATGCAAATTCATGAGTTATTTAAGTTTCCTCTTCAACACTGTCCTGATATTTTAATTCTTgcgttattacaaataaatccaCCAGTAACAGTATTCAGACAGGAATTATTAACTATGCTCATTCCAATTTTTCTTGGCAACCATCCTAATTCAGGTATAATTTTACAACACGCGTGGCATTCACAAAATCCTAATATAAAGCCAATAATTATGCATGCTATGGCCGATTGGTACATACGCGGCGAAAGTGATCAATCAAAGCTATCGAGAATATTGGATGTCGCACAAGATCTGAAGGCATTGTCCTTGTTGTTGAATGTCCAGTCATTTCCGTTTGTCATAGATTTAGCATGCTTGGCATCTCGAAGAGAGTATTTGAAATTGGACAAATGGCTCACAGATAAAATACGTGACCACGGTGAGACTTTCGTTTCAGCAATGGTTAAGTTTCTTCAACGACGATGCCCACAAGTACTCGGCAAAGTGCCAGACGAGCAATTGCCTAAAGCCGCTCAGTTGCCCCCAGAAACTATTGGCACAATGTTGGCATGCTTGCAATTATGTATTCCTAATGTACAGCAAGAGCTACAGGAAGcgatttataatgttatagcTAATTGTCAGACATTGATTTTGAGCAAAGCAAGACCAGGTATACCGGGCATTGCCCGTCCGCATACAAGGGTATTAGAGACACCTTTTAATCCTGCTGGTTTGGGTGGACAGCTGTTCACGCCCCACGTAGATGCTATTGCTAATTTAACACCAAACGTCGCCAATATGACTTTGGGTGCACCAGCAAATACTGCCTTTGCTATGCCTGGTACACTAGGGCCATTGGTTACAGCTCCAGCATCGCCATCGAGACTCATGGGTGCAGGGCCAAACAGTCCCTTTGCGATGATGCAAATGCAGCATAACCCTAATGTCGCTAATATGTCTGCTCTTGCTAGAATGCCTCCTGTACCCGCAATGGACAAACCGCGATTACCGGATCCTATTCACTTCCCAGATATTATGCATAATGTGTCCAAGGAAATCGAAGATGAAGCTAACAGCTACTTTCAAAGGATATACAACCATCCTCCACACCCGACTCTGTCGATCGACGAAGTATTAGAAATGTTAAAGAAGTTCCAAGACTCATCAAATAAAAGAGAACGCGAGGTGTTTTCTTGCATGCTCCGAAACCTTTTCGAAGAATACAAGTTTTTCCCACAATATCCAGACAAAGAGCTGCATATTACGGCGCAATTATTTGGTGGTATAATAGAAAAAGGTCTAGTTCCTAGCTACGTATCGTTAGGGCTAGCCTTAAGATTTGTCTTAGATGCTTTACGTAAGCCGGAAGGTTCTAAAATGTATTACTTCGGTATAGCGGCTCTGGATAGATTCAAATCTCGTTTAAAGGACTATCATAAATATTGTGAACATGTTAGAGCTATACCTCATTTTAGTGAATTCCCTCCGCACTTAGTTGAATACATCGAATATGGCCTTCAGAGCCAAGAGCCACCTACTAAGCCGCAAGGAGCAGTGTTGCCAGCGAGTCTTGCCGCCATGCTGAATCAGAGCGCCGTTGTTACCGTATCAGCACCATACAG GGCAGTCGTTTGTGTACACAATCCTATATCGGTTATATCGAAGGTTACAAATTGTGCTGCCGGTGGCATTGGCAGTCGACCGTCTATAGCGAATGCCACAAATATTGATACACTGCTAACTGCTACGGACAgggatgaaaaaataaatgctcCGCCAGAAGCTATACAAGATAAGACTGCATTTATATTCAACAATCTCAGCCAGCTAAACCTGCAAACTAAATGCGAAgaattgaaagaaataataacagATGAATATTATCAATGGCTTTCTCAGTATTTAGTAATGAAGAGAGCTTCAATCGAGCTAAATTTTCACGCTCTATATTCCAATTTTCTCGACGTTCTCAAAATACGGGAAATAAATAAGATGGTTACGAAAGAAACTTACCGAAATATTAGAGTATTATTGCGATCTGATAAAGGCATAGCGAACTTCTCTGACCGATCTTTGTTGAAAAATCTCGGTCATTGGTTAGGTATGCTCACTTTAGCTCGCAACCAGCCTATCCTTTATGTAGATCTTGATCTTAAAGCACTGCTACTTGAAGCTTATCACAAGGGCCAGCAGGAGCTTCTTTACGTCGTGCCGTTTGTTGCGAAGGTCTTGGAATCCTGCGCCAAGAGCGTCGTATTCAGACCGCCGAATCCATGGTCAATGGCTCTAATGAACGTATTGGCCGAGTTACATCAAGAACCcgatttgaaattgaatttaaagtttGAAATAGAAGTGCTTTGCAAAAACTTAAGTTTGGATATAACCGATTTAAAACCATCTCTATATTTAAAGGATCCCGAAAAATTAAGGACTATCGAATTCCAACTTTCACAACCCAAACCCAATAAAGAGCCAGCTAATGTAATTCCGGTTAACCAGGCTGTAGTTCAGGCTCCACAAATACAAATGATGCCTCCTCAACCGCCAATGATTCCTATTGAGGATATGTCCGGTACTGTTCCCACACCTACGAGTGGTATGATTCCCAATGATCCGAGCATGATGGGTGTTCTGGGATTGCCGGAGCCTAGATTTAACTATCTTGACGTGAATGTCTCATCAACTTCGGCTTTCGGTcagaaaatatgtttcaatCCGCATATAATTCTATTCCAAAACTATCCTCATTTGAAGCAGTTTGTGAAACCTGCCATCGAGAGGTCGATTCAGGAATGGATTCATCCAGTCGTCGATCGGTCTATCAAGTATGCCTTGACGACTTGCGAGCAGATTATAAGGAAGGACTTTGCTTTTGACCCTGACGAAGTGCGAATGCGGACGTGCGCGCATCACATGATGCGGAATCTTACCGCCGGAATGGCTATGATCACTTGCCGCGAACAGATCATCAGCACGATAAGCACTAACTTGAAAGCTGCTTTTATCACTGCCCTGATACCAACTACTCCTCAACAG TTGAATGTGTTACAGAAGGATATTATAGAAAGTGCAGCAGCAGTTCTTGCTACAGAAAATATGGAGCTCGCTTGCGCTTTCATTCAAAAGACGGCCGTCGAAAAGGCATTACCTGAACTCGATAAGAGGCTAATGAACGACTACGAAATGAGAAAAATCGCCCGGCAAGAAGGGCGCAGATACTACGACCCGATGGTATTGACTTACCAAACTGAACGCATACCCGAAAGGGTGCGACTGCGTGTCGGTGGTCCTACAGACCTGCAGATTTCAGTTTATGAAGAGTTTGCGTGTAACATCCCTGGGTTTATGCCCGTTCGCGATGCGGGAATGTTTATTCCTAAGCCATCAGCGCAGGAACAAATACCGCAGATGACATTCAGCCAAGTAATGAATCCGACACAA gtGTACGGTACCGATGAAATGGGCACTCTTATAACAACAGCAGAATTGTTCCTGTCCAATGCGCTAACGGTGCCATTATTCGCGGTCCAGGCGACCAACACTCACACTCTGCTGGAGTGTCTTATCATAGCGAGACGTAACCGGGACATCGTATCTGGCTACACTCTGTTGCAACGA GCTGTTGAAGGTCTTCTGGATGGCCATATTGTCCAGCCTGGGACAAACCCTGAGCATGCGGAGATGATGACACGCTATCGTGACATTCACTTACGAGTCCTGAAACTGTTGGAAGATGCTAGGGTTTATGGTCATGCTTGGACCACCAAACAAATAACGTACTGCGTCACCGAATGTCGGGACGAGCTTCGTTATAATCTGGAAGCGATAGATTGTCTTGTCAGGAATCATCTGATCAATTTGCCACag TACGATCTTGCACTCGCACATCTTATGGACAACGGGAATAACTACTTGGCTGTGGCATTTGCGATGCAACTGGTACAGCTCTACCTCGTTGACGATAGGAATAATTTGTACGCCACTGAATCTGACTTGTATCACACTACGGAGACTCTCGTTCGGATGATGTCTCACTCGAGACAGCCGCCGCCAGAAGGCCTAGCGACCCTGATCGAAACGATAAGAATAAACCAGGATCCTAGCACGTATCTTGGTGAACGTTCTCCATTGGGACCAACTGCCCATATTCACAATGGAATCCTGCAAGTACGA gcCCGAGATTACGAAGATCCACCCGGTCTCCAAGAGAAGACTGAAAATCTCCTTCGTGAATGGAGGAACGTGCTCCTGAGCCCGCTCACAGAAATCGAGATCGGACAGAACTTCAACATTTACGTTCACCGAATGAACATGAACGGAATACTCAAGTCAGATGACATGATTACTCGCTTCTTCCGTATCGCAACACAGATGTGCATCGAGAATGTGTACCAGTTGCTCACAGAGGACAGGATGAACCCACCACCAGTGCCTCCCAAGAGGGAGAAGTACTACGCGATATGCGACTCTTTCATCAAGCTCGTATCACTTTTGATCAAGAATACGGCGGATGGTGGCAACCCTACACCAAAACTGAATTTGCTTAATAAG ATCCTGGGAATCATCGCTGGGTGTCTACTCCAGGACCATGAAGAACATGGCGCCAACTTCCAGCAGCTTCCTTACCACCGTCTATTGCTCATACTGTTCCTTGACATGAACATGGCCGAGCCAGTCTTAGAATCTATGAACTATCAG GTTCTAACAGCATTCTGCCACACGCTCCGCATAATCCGTCCGAGCGTCGCGCCGGGATTCTGCTATGCCTGGCTGGAAATCGTGGCGCACAGGGCCTTCGTCAACAGGGTGTTAGCCGTCACGCCGCAACAGAAG TCTATCATGGAAGTATTGGTATATAACGTTTAA